ctACCTGCGGAACTTAATGTTGTTCATGATACATTCTATATATCTAAtctaaagaagagtccaactcaagaaacagtGGTCATTCCCACTGATGAAGTTCAcgttgacgacacactccactttaccgaGAACCTGATGAGGTCACAtattggaaagttaacaaaactcggaggagtagtgttaaactcgtcaaggttcgatggaacgcacgtcacggcccagagtttacttgggagcgtgaagaccgcaAGAAAGCTAAATACCCGCATTTATTCCCTAACACCCCTGCAGCTAGTAGtaaagcttaaaatttcgggacgaaattttcttaacagggggagaatgtgacaactgtcaaaaatccaggtatccgtacaattaattaaccatgattagtgcttaatgactgtgctgaattgcaattaactgctttctgattactgccatatacatacatgtgcatcatacatTGTTTAATGTCATACCATTATTACATAAAAGCTTTATTGCCTCAAATGATGCATTAagtacagttagcacagttatctgataaatcaggaaaatgctgacagaactcagcacatagacagacagtgcatagagacacagaatgagccaggaACCAAGTATTACACTGGTATAGtatgtaggaaagtaaggatcacaaaactgcctttctagtgatagtttaagtgtcggaaagtgactaaaactcacccaaagtgctgaattcagcaaaattcatcaaaaatcagcatttaaacTATCTGAAATCATGCAGAAaaatggttaaatggtcctgaatgttttcctaagtgtcgggaatcaaaagtgtcacaaaaggtaacataaagcacactaaactgcatagtttaccACTTTAAGGAACTAggaaccaaccgaacaaccgggcactacccgaaacatcaaatttacactagaagcattgttttaacattaccagctagttatgatccccgaacatcataacacctcctaaAATATCTATTTACTAATATAACTAACTAGATACTTACAATTTAACCTTAAACTAACTAACTTGGTTCAAGCCTAATCTACTACCCCCTATTTACGGCCCAACAAGGGTCCCACAATGTTGATTTGTTTTAATATAATATTTGATCTTGTTGTGCTTTTAAGAACATAATAACCATAGGAAAATACATGAAATTGGATTATAAGAAGGCACCATGGGACATAAGACTCATTCTTACACACATTGAAACACACACATATCCTCCTCTATTCTCCCGTGTTCTCGGCCGACCCCAAgcacacacaccaccaccatcattcatcCATTCTCAaccattccaagcatatacaaaGGTGCGAGAGATCATACAAGGAAGCTAGGAGCTTACGGAAGTGCAATGACCTTCTCTATTTACTTTTACCCACTTGATTTCTTCTCttgaatcatccctagccttgagctagtggtaagaaccttATAAACTCCATTTTACttccatttttagtggttaaagaagaatcataatcttgaagaacactaaagatcataagaatgaaacttgaacataagcatgATTAATAAAGAAACAaagttgtttatgtgttgatttGCTTGGTGATTGTTGTTTGTTTATGTatatgatgtagatcatcatatgatcttgctagatcatgattaaaaacataatctagcaagatgagaaagtagaAATGTTAAAGGATGATAAATCATCCACACATgaagcatgaacttgaatgaacaaatggttttcttaaaaaataatgatcaaagtgAGTAGTAACACTTGTACATCTAAAGATTTATGGATGATTTCTAAAgtaaccaagttaaaaatataagtctTGCTAGATCTTGGTCCTTACATAAACAAActttatttttagtggttaaacaagtgtagaaacacttgtgaaacaagaagaaatcataaagaaacatttttagaaatgatgatcataagttgtaaagatcaatctttttcaagaatgaagtttttaaagaactaatcacaatttaaaggataacaaggcttactaatgatactagtaagttactacaaatttttacaaatattcaagttcatgaagtggtaGATTATTACTTGTTTTTGGCAAATCGGTAAGTAAAGGTTGTTTATTATTGTATGtggattgattgtgatgatttttacaaaagaaaatgatatggttgaaagcatggaaacctccatttttaggggaaactatggcaaaattttctaaaagtttaacacttaggaaaatatttctaaacaagtatttacaagtgtattttaaaccataaattgtaacaaaaactttgacataatttttggttacaaaaatataaatattggaggttggtttttataaataaaagtgactaaatatgtatttaggaaatatatatttagaagacaccatgtgtgtgattatttgtatattttgtgtattagttatattattttaggacatgaaataatataacacatcaaaataccaagaattacaatccaaaatattacaaggaataaatatacaagttgtacacaaaatattggtgaaaccgaacaaggaatataacttacaaaaatattccgAAATTTAATTCACAAGTATATTTTGGTGAagaatattttggacaccaaggaaatgaaaatatgatttttacaaataTTACAAGAATATGTCATATTTTTGACAaaggaaaaatatattatttttgggaagaataaaaatatatttttcttaaaatttttagaagatatattgtttttaagaaatatatattttctcacaCAAACACGAAATACCATATTTTGAGGTGAaagatatattttctcaaataaatatgaaGAATATCATTTTTGGAGAAAAATCAGTTTATATATTTTCCAAGATAgacataaaaatatattattttgaaacttatgagagaatacaaatatttttgccaaaagaaaaattataaataatttttctaaataatatgtattacaatatatattttgaaaatatatattggtggacttttattaaagataatattccggaaaattaatacgaaattaagtataaaaatacttaatgaatacaataaaaatacgtattctcatacttataaatacacaccggaatacgaccccaatacatggcaaaaatatacaagtataagattGCAAGTACAAATATACCCATCCTTGAGAAGGAAATATAAGTATAAATACTTGGGAAgtattaagttaaaataattgttttaacaattattccaatatttaataaatataatttaagttaaaatattatttattttaacaaataatgatataacttggaataatatcgaagacacaaaagaaacgtaactcaaagacaatAATACTAAATCAAGGCATGACCCTCTCGTCTAATAGAtcatagtacgttgtaggtagtcgtgtttacCCGAAGTAGGTTGAGTTACGGTGAttgaagacgcaagactgtgagttcatgccccccccccttttctttaaactgttttgttttataacttcgggggtgaagtacatgttacaaaattATTACAAACAATTACAATTGATATGGTTAGCTTTAGAAAGTacagtagatcatgtgaatgggtaggcgcactcctaagaccattaatccccgtgttaggaccgaggggcatgagtgataaaTCTATTTgagtgtagcgagcccacacccgtgtgGACATgggtttggcccatgaggtgactatgtcttacagccggaggcccggtacaaaatctgctaggtttgagccttcttACGCCGTTGCAcgcatgttaatggccttgcaaaccattaatcgatttgtttccttgttttgctttcataccgggacttacaaaacatacatacatacaatgtTTACAAGGTTTTcttcatacacacaaacaaacacatgaactcgctcaacttttgttgatgttttcaaaatacatgtatttcagggaattaaaagtggatctggcgggcgttggatgTTTCAAGTTGCGTTAAGAATAAACGATGTCATCCGTTGTCAGAGggtttggttagtgtgtcttattcctggacgagacacatcTACCAAAGCCTGATTTTATTTAGAgtcttttgatgagtccttagTGAACTCTAAACAATTCGTATGGcttgtaaaacttaaatttgaagtctatgtttcaaacaatgatgttgtgATGTTTTTAAACTTATCTAATGGATGACCATCtatggtttttatcatatagttgttatgattgaatgcaatgatattaagaaagtcacaccataatcacgcttccgcaaaagtcagggtgtgacatggtgacgtcaccatgaaagcgactCTTAACAACTCATTAAGTTATGTAACTGCCACCAATTAGCaaaatcgttggatagttacactGTTGCATTGAATTGTTGCTTCTGATGTGATATAGAGTGAAGTGCTGGATTTCAGAGAACTGCTAGTTGAGAACTAGCACTTCTGGAAATCCATAACTTCTGtctttgacttgttgacttggTCTTCTAGTCTTCAGTCTTTGACTTTGGTTGACTTGTTGACCAGCACTATGACAATACAACACTTGTTCTTCTATACTCTAATCCTTGAAGGCAGTAGTCTAATGTAGCAGTAGTTTGGGTAGTTATTTTGGGAAGCcttcaaaggggggggggggcttaTGGTCTTGTGATTGTATTTTAACTTATTTATTCAGACAGTGATGATGGTTCTCTTGGGTTTTGGCTTTCATCATAAGTAGATCTTACATAATCCAACAAGTGAGGACTAAACATGAAATATAGACATACCACAGGGAGCATTCTAGTAATCAACTCTATTAAAAATAAAGTTAATGGTTATACTATTTGTAGGTTTTGCCATTGTTATTcataaggtagtgtttggtatgaaaGAATTGAAAGTGAAATGGGTAGATAATTCCAATGGAATGAAAGAAAACATGTTTAGCTATCAAATGGATTGTTCCATAGGGAATGTGTTTCCTTCCATTTTAGAAATTTTTATTACTTAGTAACGAGGTGTTTTTTATTCCTTCAATGGAAAGAAATCTACAATAATAATTACTATTGCTACTGTTACTGCTAGTGCTATTACTGCTTCACTGTCTACTTCTACTGTTGTTGCCGCCGCTGCTGCTTCTGCTTCTACTGTTGCTGCACAGCCTGCTCCTACTACCACCGTTGTTGCTCCTACTCCTACTGATACAATATGTGAACACAAGGTTCATACCACGTTTTAGGACTATTAAGTTACAACATTACTTAAAAAAGGTTAGATTAAGGAGTAGTAGGTGCTACAGTCATACAAATCCAAATAACAATATAACCTCTCTTATTacttttttaacggccaacagaatAAATCCCGAGCACTATCGGGGTACTCGTTGGACCAAacagagtactccgagagtaacccgaatCCACCACAAATTCCTAGAAAAACCCAGTAACCCACCTGCCCGTAGGTACGACAATGAAATTAtcagtaaaacccgtttggcttaCGGTTCTAACCCaagtttccctgggtctcctaccTGTACCTCACTCTACACTAAGTAGGAGTTAAACTTACATCTTACAAAAGAAATGCAAATCTTTTACCATTTAATGTAGAGATCATTGGCCTCTCTTAATACTTTTAATTgaataaaaatgacaaaatacaTACATTATTGTCAATCTAACAATATTATGAATTACCATCAACCAAAAATTTGGATTTTTCCAAAATAAGAAAACTGTTGTATTATTTAAATAGGAAAAATGTTTTTATCAATCAAATTAAAATTTGCGGAGGGTATGTTGGCCCAATGAGGAGTTGAGGAATACTAAACCACATGGGCATCGTATATAAAATTGTATAAATGGGCATGTGGCCATGTGGGAGTTTAGGCCTTTTTAGACcagaaggtatgggggccggcttggcccggcttggcccggcgccggacccccacaccgccccctggcCCGGCAATCATCACAACCGGCGTGCCCAAGACGGGTGTGCCGCcccaaaattcaaaccatatagcCGTTTAACGGCtagttttttaataaaaaaaaaaaaaaaatttcctaTAAATTCAACCACTTTCAATATTATTTCCCCACTTTCAACCCAAAACACTCTCAATTTTATACCAATTTCTCcctacttttataaaaaaaaaaaatatccttTTACCCACAATGGCTTCTAATCCTTGGTGGCCCTCGTCTTCGGATGACGAAGAGGAGATGTTTTTCGCAAACGCTGTTCTACGGGCGGGACAGATTTTAatcgaagaggaagaggaagacgaagaggaagaggaagaaattGGTGAAAATGTTATTACCAGACGAATACGCATTAACAGAGACCGCCAAGGTTTTCATTACAAAATTTCATTGTCCTTAATTTTTTTATCTCGTACTTATATATTTTATACGACAGGAGCGCACGAGAAATTGGTGAACGATTACTTTTCGGATGAGCCACTTTACAACGCCGACATTTTTAGACGCAGGTTCCGAATGAGTCGTGGATACGCGAGGTGATCACGGCTATCCAACTGTGATACTTGAAGCTGTGGCATCACAAGATTTGTGGATATGGCATTCTTTCTTTGGTCTCCCTGGTTCACTCAACGACCTCAACGTGTTATACCAATCGGCCATCTTTACCGATGTCGTTAATGGAACGGGACCGGACACAAGTTTTACAGTTTCTGGGGTTGAGTATAGACGTGGGTATTATCTTGCTGACGGGATATATCCGTCTTGGTCTACAATTGTGAAGACTATTCCGTATCCCGAGGACGAAAAACGAAAAAAATTTGCCAAGCGTCAAGAAGCTGCAAGAAAAGACATCGAACGCGCTTTTGGTGTCTTACGAAAAAAATGGGCCATCGTTGCACAACGGGCACGTGCGTTCACCCCAAAAAGGCTGCGTCTTTGTATGTACGCTTGCATTTTGCTCCATAACATGATTATTGAAGACGAAGGTCGGGCGATTTGTGAGTATGATGAGAATGCATCTTGGGGGAACACTGTCCCGGTTGATCCCCCACaacaggatttaaactcgttcTCGCTAACAAACGACTTCACGCATGCAAACCTTCAACAAGATTTGGTAGAACATATTTGGAACAACGTTAACATTGTGGAGGGTGACGGAGCCGAAGACGAAGACGAAGACGAGTAGtgtgtttgttttaaatttttaaatctaGTCTTTTTTTCCAAATTTTAGGTagcgtaattttttttttttttaggttatgtaatttttattttttttatgtaatgGATTTTATTATCTTCCTTTATGTagtatttttatttaaatgttaaatactttttataaaaaataaaagttaaaggatgtggtggggccccatcctccatcccccTCCATCTTCATTTTGGCTCATCCCATGCTAGCCgcctacgtggcgcctacgtggagaCTCATCCCGGTGGGGATGAGCCAAACCATACCTTCCAGCCTTAGCACCAATGGACAATGGCAATCCAAAATCCACATGGGTTCATACTTCATAATTCAAAAAGCCTCCTTCATTTATGCAACACTAGCATACTATAAACCCAACACCAATTTGTGGAAGACTAGAATAATAATAAATTAGGCTAATATGTGGAAGACTAGAATAATAATAAATTAGGCTAATAAAGAAGAACATGTAAATGTTCAAAAAGGAAATATAGAATGTATTTGCGAAAGATATAAACTTAGATGTGATTACACGACCAAACTAACAAGGAGTTCATTCTTATAGAGTGGGCGGACTCTTATTTTGACCGGTTGGACAAGGGAAAAAGAACAAAAAGACCCAAATTTTGAGCGGGCATAACTCGGGCTACGATTGTATTTATGGGGCTAATGACTAGTGAATGAATCTCAACAAGCCGGATCTTGTGCCAATCAAGATTTCCCCCAAATTTCATCAAATTTTGACACTTTCATGTTTTAACCTAAAACGTGTGAAACCTTGATTAAATAAATTTACGTCCTAAATTCTAGTACttcttttttaatttataattttgAAAATTTCGCAAACATGCCAAAATTAGAACTTTCCTCTAAAAGGATACCTCATGTAATGTTATATGAATTTATTCATTTAGATTTGTCCATTTTCCCTTTGAGAATTATTTTCTTCTTTTATCAGCTTCCACTTTGCGTCATAATCTCATAGGTATTTCCATATTCTTTGTCCGTCCTTCGATAATCACTTCATAATTCAAAGAAAGTTACTAAATACATATGCCACCTTCTCGTCAATTACTCCATTGTCGAGCAAAGCGAATAAAAAGAGATCTACAGTTTGTGCGATCATCTTTGTGACATGGTCGCATTTTccttttacaccacaagttttcAAACTTTTATTGGTAGTTAGTGAAGATTGTCGATCAATCGGAATCATAAAGATATACAAATAATAATTTATAGAATTTGGCATGGATTAGTTATCTAACTTGTGAATATGTATCATTGTATTAACTAGAATATTCGTATATTTAAGTTGAAGTAAGGGCCGGCTCAAAGGAGAGTGAAATAAAGCAAGAGCTTTAGTCCTTCATTTTCCTAGGGCCTCAAATTCTAACAAAATatattatatgttggtaattttgGCTTTGAGATTGTTAATATTGAGGTTTATGATCTATAATTATGCGTATACAAagatagggaaaagatcaaataggaagttaatttttgctaggaaggataggaagccatagaattatgacatgtggcaacatttaaaataaagaaaaagggtattttagtcaatccaactccttcttcttcctttttcaaaacccagtaacttcaaacccaccattttcaaaacccaccatattcaaccatttcttcactttctatctcaataatcactacattatagtgcgattttcatcaccaatcaatgattcaaaacccGATCAACGTTTTCTTCagttttttttgaagaaaacccagtttaatttcataaaaaaatctcgttttttccggtgattttggagataatcactcgaatcgttcgattcgagcgttgacaagtgtttctatcattcaaatttcgtcaattgatgaagaaattggcttcgatccatgtaagaaattctttaatttcattttcacgatctgggttttttatttagtcattgcgttttacgatcttggcggggggtccgggggcggcagcccctggtagcggggtcccgggggcggcagcccctggctcATTTCAAAGACAGTAATTcatagacaattcagacagttcacagtgacagacagttttatgtgtctattgcattttagaaataagagagttt
This genomic stretch from Helianthus annuus cultivar XRQ/B chromosome 8, HanXRQr2.0-SUNRISE, whole genome shotgun sequence harbors:
- the LOC110869912 gene encoding uncharacterized protein LOC110869912 produces the protein MASNPWWPSSSDDEEEMFFANAVLRAGQILIEEEEEDEEEEEEIGENVITRRIRINRDRQAVASQDLWIWHSFFGLPGSLNDLNVLYQSAIFTDVVNGTGPDTSFTVSGVEYRRGYYLADGIYPSWSTIVKTIPYPEDEKRKKFAKRQEAARKDIERAFGVLRKKWAIVAQRARAFTPKRLRLCMYACILLHNMIIEDEGRAICEYDENASWGNTVPVDPPQQDLNSFSLTNDFTHANLQQDLVEHIWNNVNIVEGDGAEDEDEDE